A segment of the Caloenas nicobarica isolate bCalNic1 chromosome 12, bCalNic1.hap1, whole genome shotgun sequence genome:
GATTAGTCAAGAACTATCCTACCAGATGTGAGTGTCAGTCAACATATGATCTCCATATAATTTATAGGGTattgaattacaaaataatgaaTCTTTTCAGTTAGCGTTTTGGCACGTGATGATAGCATTACATTTTATGTGAGAATATTGACCGCAGCTCTTGCCCTATAaaactgcaaacagaaattTGTAAGCATTGGCACTGGTTTCGCTTAGAAAAAGACACCCATTATGCTCGGATTACAGTCGAGCTATGTATGTACGGCCTGGAGGTTGTCCAGTCACACACAGTTCTTTCCCCACTCTCTTTTAACATTTCCTTAAGAAGGCTAGACAGTGGTTTCTAGggtagattttctttttctttttctttttttttccttggatttaACGAGAGCAAGgtctgcagagcacagagcaaAGGTCTTCCCAAATTCTCGCAAATGAGATATTCCTCTGCCGTCAGCTCAGAGGGGCTGGGCCAAATTCTGATTTTACTCCAGAGCAGCCAAACAGCCACGACCCATGAGAACAGCCCTGTCCCACGAAGCTCCCAAACCCCACGGAACTTGGGAATCTCACCTTTCTGCTTCTGGCTTGCGAGTGGAAAGAAGCAGCTTGAAAATAAGATTTACAAGCTGACAGTTAAAAGGTTGCCCATTGACGGCAAGCCGGCGTGTCAAAAAGTTTCTAGTTTCTCtctgtaaaactgaaataaggGGGTTTTGCCTAGAGAAGAGCACTTGGTGAGTAGGAAGAGGGTTTGAAATGCACCCTCAGCTTTTTAAATGAAGCTTTCCCACTTTCATTCCTTCTGTCTCCCATCCCTAAATCGGAGCTCTCGTCTCATTAGGTACAATTTTTAACAGCCGGTTAATGGTAGGGCAGTGGAACCTTTTTTGTACAGCCCGGGACGTGTCAGATGGTTTCACAACTCCCTCTTCTTTGCTTGGCACGAAGGACGGTTTGCTGCACGGAAAACCCTGCCTGTATCGATGCCTGGAAAATCCCCCTGGCCTCACTTTGCATTTAGATCTGAAGTTGTGGAACCAGCTCCtctgaagtgtgtgtgtgtatatatttttatatatttatatatatattttacgGCAAGCGTTGAAATGGGCTCATCAGCCAAAGGaaatagagatttttaaaagccctcTAACCAGTTGGGCTCAGGGCTGTGTGGGATGGAAAGGGGCATCTCACTGGCCTTCACTTTGCAAATGGTTAAATGGCAATTATTGATGCTGCTTAAAACACAGCTCCTTGGTTCTGCTGGAGGTCCCAGCCGCCGACAAATTCCCTGTGCCCCTGTCCTGCCACGTCTGCCTTGTTCCACCAATCTGTCTGAATGATCTCTCCTTATTTCCACATTTTGATTCCAGTCCAAAGCAGTGCTGTCTAAAGGGTTTTAATATACAGCAAAATTCTCCCCGGCCGGTCTTGTGTGTGAGTTTCTAGGAAATACAGCTGTAACTTAAAGCTGGGATATAATAGTTTGGCTGCTCTCATACCTGCATATAATGAGTCAATCATATAATTTTCTACAGTAAGAGCCAAAAGCCAGGGGCACTAGATAAGTGACAGTCATTTTCGGGCCGAAATAAAATCTCTGGTCTGTCTTAGCCTTGGTAAGCAACtgacttatttttattcaaagtgAATGTAGTGCTAAATAAATATTCCCTTCAaagcataacattttttttttgcagctgaattattttcaaactttaaaaagctCTGATTGCTTTAAGGAGTAATCACATTTGATCTGTCGCTCTCAGTATCTCATGAGGCTTGATCTGAGAGACTTAAGATAAATACTTAAGTGGAAAACACCTgttcaattaatattttgtctgtctttttttggcAGCGTAGCTCTAGAAGTAGATTTTTGCTGTATTGTGGAAAATGTAGATTACTGATCTAACAAGTAGTAACTTCATGCTTTTTGAagttaaactgtttttctcaATTATGTGGTTTACGCTTAAGAATGAATCAGCCTGTTAATATCAGTGTAGCttcaaatataaaacaaaaccagacagttaactttctgtgtatttatatgATCTGTATCTTTAGAAGGGAATGCAGGATATGTaataaattaattgaaaaacaagaaaacattgCTGTAACCAACTGAGAGTGCAGCTGActtgttttacttttcttttagaGATACTTTGTGACCTTCTATTTTAATTAGTTGACAGCATAGCGAAAACCAGCAAGCAATCACTGACAAAATCTTCTGTTGATTGGATGCTCTGTCACTATTTGTCTGTATCCAAACAAGCTCTTCAGTCAGCTGGGCACTCGGGGGTTCTTCAGCTACACCCCATTTCCACAGAACAGATTTGCCTTTGCAAGATCTCTGGGGTTTCAGGCCCTCTCAGCTGAATTTACAGCCCACAGCCCTGCTAGAAATAGTCACATATACCCTCCTGAGACATAAAAGCCCACGTGCAATAGAGCAATAACGTGCTTTTTTACTTCTCCCTAGAGgtggcatttaaaataaattaaaaggcagCTTAAGCTGACAAAAATGAGGCTTCTTATTTCAAAACTGCATGATCAATTattcttttctcttatttttttttcctctcctatcACCAAGCAACTGTTTTGCTTACTTTCAGAATAATTGTTTATACTTCAAAATTGTCCATACACTAAATTCAGCATGCCTGTAGTAAAACCAGGATGTATACTCTTGCAGTGAAATAAGGAAAAGCCAAAAGCTTTTATTATGCCTTTTTAAGCAAACATGTATATTGTGTGAAGTTATTGATTTGACATATGATGATGCATCTCCAGAAGACATGAAATATTAGCAGATATCTCTAAGAAAAttgaattttctgtttcccaACTGCTCCCATGTCAACTGCTGGGGAAAAATTGCCAAATGTTGGCATCTTCTGGTTAAAGAACTGTTCTGTTCCCTCTGTAGTCGGCATGTACGTTGTTACCTACACATAATCTCCAAAGGGGAGATCCactgggatttttatttttcatattcacCTGTTGCATCTGATGGGACCATCCCAGTGCAAGGATGTGTCTACCTGTGCAGTTATCCACCAGCAACTTTTCTTCATTAACACCATAGGTGAACCAATATATTTTTGCAATGACTCTTTCTTACATGGTGTTAATCAGAAGTTAATGAGGGATAACTCCATGTGTAAACATCCCGCTAGAAATGTGATTCAGATGTTGGGTCTCCTCCATTTGTAATTGCCTGATCACTTATTTCATCCTGTGGCGCTGGTAGCGCAGTCTTTGTTAGAGGTGTCTCTGTCTTGAAAAGAGAATCCATTTTTATCTGGGTTTTGATGTTGAAAGACTTCTGGAAGGATTCTGATGTGAAGTAGTAGATGAAGGGGTCAAAGCAGCAGTTCATGGTGGCGATGCACAATGTGACGGGGTACATTGTCCTCGCAAACCTCTCCAAGGAGCAGTTTGCTATCGCTTGAGACCGCACGAGAGCATACAAGAAGAGTATGGAATTGTAAGGCACAAAGCACACGACAAAAATGGCCACGTGCACAATGATCATTTTCAACACTTTCTCTTTGTTTGTCCCGATCTGAGACAAGGTGGCAGGTTTCCGGAGAGTCCTGAGAACTAAAGAGGAGCACGTGAGGTTGAGTAGCAAAGGTATTATGAATCCTACCACTTCAATAAATATAGTGATCTTGGACAGGTAGGTTTTCCAGATACGTTTGGAAAAACCTTCGAAACAGGTTGTGCTACTGTTGGAAACGTTGGTTGTGGAGAACAGTGAAGCTGAAATTCCACCGCTGAGGACCAGTATCCAAACACCAGCACAGACTATGGCGGAATTTCTCCTGGTCCTAATGGTGCGAGATCGGAAGGGATAGACGATTGCGAGGAAACGGTCAACGCTGATGCAGGTGAGGAACAGCATGCTCCCGTAGATGTTGGTGAGAAACGCTGTCCCAGAGATCTTGCACAGGCTGTCTCCAAAAGGCCAGTGCCTGTTGAAAttataaaaaattttaaaaggcaaagtgaacacaaaaagcaaatctgaaaCAGCCAGGTTTGTCATGAAAATGGCTGTTTCGCTTCGCATTTTCATTcgaaagcagaaaacaaagagggaGGCGCAGTTAGTAATCAAACCGAGGATGAAGACCACGCTGTACACGGCTCCGTACAAGTTGTACTTAAAGGAATCATCTGTTAAACAGGTGTGATTGTTGCTGTGGTTTCCCATGCCAAGTCTGTGATGTGTTTCCAAAGAACTTCGAAGTCTACTTCAGTGACATCCATAAAATAAGGCAGTGatctcttttcttcctgaagaaacACATTCCAGAAAGGTTGCTTGCTTGCTACATCTCCAGCACGAATCCCTTCATcctaaagagagagaaatagatGCCATCAGTCTTGCAACCCGCTATCACCTCAAGTGGCTGTGCAAGAGAACACgttctctttcctttccaaattAATGGATGTGCAAACAAGGCCAGTAATTAGTTTTTCAAGGTAGTCTTTATAAATTCCCCTATTATTAGGATTTTTCAAAGTTGAACACAGCAGTTATTGTACTCAGCCTTTCCTTCCCCCATCGCCCCCTCATCCTCCTAGGAGAATGAGAGTGATCGCTAGTTCCAACTTTCCACTTGGAAAGGTTTTTCGTTAAAATTTGAGAAGGAATTGGCCTGGTGTGTTTGGAAAGAAATCATGGACCCACGATATTGCCCAGGTATAGAATCAAACAGCCTGAAATGTTCACCTAAACTTGTTATAAGAGGAGAAAGAAGTTGaaaattttaatgtttgtttttaactggtGCAGAAATGAAAGGTAAatggttttcagcttttttgaTGCAAAAGTATTTAAAACCCCTAAACCTTATATTGACAATGtactgctttgccttttttctacTTGAAAACAGGAGCATCCTTACACATGTTTTTCAAAGTGAAGAACTGAAATgttgtatttcagaaatgtttttcaaaaaatactttccaaagTTATGCTTGccagttttttcctttcttcaaaaACTTCTGCAAAAATGGTATTACTTTccaaaggactttttttttttttgcaaatataaaatgctttgcaaaaagGACTCTTCAAAGTTGTATCGAcagcttcatttcctttctaCTCTTTGTCAAGTTCAGAAATCTCATAAACTACACTCTCACAAGATTTTGTCCCAATTCAGCAAGCTTTAGAGAAGTGTAGAGTTGAAGCAAATGAGCTGTTTGTTGGAAAATGGTGGTTTCTGACCTGTCTTGATATGCTCTTATTgctattttaagtatttatttcagGTCTGTGAGAATAAATGGTTGGAAAGTCTCAAGTCTCCCTCGTCAGAGTGAGGAGGGTTCATGTGTTGGTATGTCTTGGAAATACGCAGCAAACTGGATAACTAAGGGAAAGACCTTTGCCTtgtaaaatacagcaaacaaaatacaaacaaggCTTATAATCTTGCAATCTAAGAATCATCTCAGGAGCTAGAACTATGGAGTAATTTAGAGAGATGAAACCCTTGTGAAGAGTGAGATCCTTGCCAGAAAGTGTTTCTCTGACAACAGAGTTTCAATAGAAAAAGTATACCAGAGCAAGCTTGTGTTAAAGGTTGGACTGGCCAATAAACTGGGGAAGAAAACATGGAATCATATGAGGCAGTTTGGGATGCAAACTGATCTGGTTTTTGAAAATCAATAGTAGGAAGGGAGGATCCCCAGATCTCAAGTCTTGGAAAGATGACTTTCAAATGACTTGAATCATccaaaaaaagatgttttggaGCCTATGAGGTCTCTCTTATCAGGGCGGGGGTTGAACTGTCTGCAGGCTGGGGCAGTGAAGTGATGCTTTGTGTGGGTTTGCTGTTCTGTGTTCGCCATTTGTGCCTTGAACTACCAGAATTTTCATAGGTGGCTTTGGTACGTGCTCTTCAGGCCATTTAGtaaattcttcctttgttttagCTGCATTTTGAGTTACGTGTTGTGGAGATAATAATCCTGCATTAGCAAGTGTTCAAACCAGAAGTAGACATGCCCTTATCTGATTGCTGTTGCTTGTGTGGCAACGACAGAAGAGACCAAAACCCATGTTGGGGCTTTCTCTAGAGCACAGTAAACAGCCACTGAATTATGTGAACTGCACAGGCTTTGGAGACAGATGGCAGAATAGGGAACGGGCTGTGGAAGAGAGTAAAATGTTCCTTGATGAACTTTATTGTGAAATAACCTTAAAAAAGGTACCAAACATTTAAACCTCCAAAAGGATAGTAGTAAAATCCCAAAGATGCACATGCTTTGAATACGCAGTAATCTAAATAAGCAAAAGTCTCGCCTACAAGGTGAAACGCCTTTAAGCAAGAACATGGTcggattaaaaaaatgcatgtgagCTCCAACAGGAATAGCCGTGCCTCTCAGCTTAAACCTCAGCCTAATGCATTAAATTCTTGGCTTGTAATTCTCTTTCAGTAAAGAGAGAGACTGCGTGTTACCTCCATCAGGAGCAATTTTTGTTTAGACTGAAATGTAACCTCCAGAAGTGGATCCTTTCCTTCTGCAGTGTGTGAAAACCAGGTGTGCCAGACTCTCCTGGTCTGAACTGCGGAGCTTCGAGAGGGATTAGGTGTCAGTCAAAACCTTACAGACCATGTTCCTGGGATGTCGATGGAAACCCCGCTTTCCAGTCTGTGCACGCAGTCCGGGATTTTGGCTGTTCCTCAAGACGCCGCCTGACGTGGCAGGTCAAATATCGGGTTTTTGGGTGTTTTAGTCTATGCAAACTGCCTGCCAGCAATTCCCTAAGTTATGGTCTTTAGCATATAGGCCTGTGTTGTTTATCTCTCTGACACTGAGGTGTTTAAACAAGCTGACAAGTTGCTTTGAAATTCAGCCATGTGCTTTAAATTCTGCAGCATGAATCTACAGATTTAGTTTTCCAAATGTTAAATTCACTTTCCTTCGTTTTCACTGAGGAGTAAAGCAGCAGGATGCTCCTCGTGTACACCACGTTCACCATGGCTATTGCCTTggtgcagaaaaaataaaaactagcAACAcgtttttaaaatgctgagtTAAGTGAATATAAAGAAAACCACTTTACCATTTTGTATTTCAGGCAGGCCAAGACTTTAAATCCTCTATTTAAAATGAGGGCAGTGTGTGAGGGGAGGAAGTTATCTATAATAGATGTTGTCAGAAGTGGTACCATAACACAATATACAGCCTGGTTGGTGGGGCGATGCTGAGAATATTCTCTCTCGTAGCAGGGATGGTAGAGAGATCTCCTGTCCTCCatgtacagaaaataaaggaaaacgtCTACGTGTTACTTCCTATGGCGCACAAGTATCCTGTTTACagttcttttatttcctcctcctggcacccCAAGAAATCTTCAAAACAGCCGACTTGCGGCTTAATTCAGACCAAGCGTTTGTTAGTATAGAAAATCACTGCAGGTAAAAAGGGTACTTTAAAATCAGATTCTTTAGTTCTATTAAGCCTATCCTTTCTGCTCCATACACATCCCATTCTCCGTAAGTTCATCAAATTGAGGTCACAAAACTGTGTGAAGTTTGGGACTGACACTTTTTGCATCTtcgtattttctttttctcatatGAGATGTGAGATGAGTGTAACTTTATCAGCCTGAATATGTAGGACAtcctgtgtgtgtgttcatttaAATAACTAAACCCTGCAAAGCCTTTTCTTGGGAGGTCTGATACAGACGAAATGTGAAAACCTTTCAAATCTGAAGGATTTCCTGCTAGATTATCACTATGTGGACTCAGGTTACCTCtaaatcctgaaagaaaaaggttttataGGTACAGAAGGCAAACACCTCATAGATCAAAAAGTGGGGAtattggggttttggggtttgttttgttttttggtttaggggtttttttgttgttttgtttttctgggttttgtccAGAGATGTCTCTAGGTTATGGCAGCACTTGCGTTTTGATATGGTCTCGGACCCTGATCTTGGAAATGAATAGGTATTTTCCTTGAGCACAGCATGCGCTTTATGCCTTCTCTTGACAAGAATCACATTCATTAGAGGGTTTTCAATCCCCTGTTCCTCACCCAGTTGTACAATGATTGTATGATCTGTAACTCCCAGCACTGAGCCCCAGGATATGGCTTCACAACCACAAATTCTCAATTCTTCagtttcttgggttttatttcccTCCTACTTTCCACTGTATTTATGCAGAAGGCTCAAAAAAACGCTTTGTTGGGTGGCGAGGGGAgtagttggggtttttttgaagatttttgCATAGATGACAATTCTGCGTAAGGCTATAAGACTTGGATTCTTCTAGACTGGTATGAATACTGTAGGTAAGGTGAGATATACTGCAACTGTTTGAATATAGACTTAATAGACAAGCAAgaaacagtttctgcctgaaaaagcaaacatttctgaCAATTCTGGCAATTGTAACACCACCAAACTATCATTTCTAAAGGCTTACAAACGTCTGCTTGAAAACCACAAAATGCGAattcaaagaaagcaaagcagcgATGGAAAACGCAACAAAACTGCCTCACCGACAATCCCCACTGCTTCTGCAAAACCTCAGCAACGGAATCTCCACTTACTAGTACTTTCTTCTTTCAATGAAAAGTTTCActagttatttttgtttgcaaagacCTCTGAGAGCGTCAATTGAAAGCAGTTATAAGAACAAGCATCAGGTTTGGGGGAATCTGGTTGCT
Coding sequences within it:
- the LPAR4 gene encoding lysophosphatidic acid receptor 4, which produces MGNHSNNHTCLTDDSFKYNLYGAVYSVVFILGLITNCASLFVFCFRMKMRSETAIFMTNLAVSDLLFVFTLPFKIFYNFNRHWPFGDSLCKISGTAFLTNIYGSMLFLTCISVDRFLAIVYPFRSRTIRTRRNSAIVCAGVWILVLSGGISASLFSTTNVSNSSTTCFEGFSKRIWKTYLSKITIFIEVVGFIIPLLLNLTCSSLVLRTLRKPATLSQIGTNKEKVLKMIIVHVAIFVVCFVPYNSILFLYALVRSQAIANCSLERFARTMYPVTLCIATMNCCFDPFIYYFTSESFQKSFNIKTQIKMDSLFKTETPLTKTALPAPQDEISDQAITNGGDPTSESHF